Proteins co-encoded in one Triticum dicoccoides isolate Atlit2015 ecotype Zavitan unplaced genomic scaffold, WEW_v2.0 scaffold183405, whole genome shotgun sequence genomic window:
- the LOC119344743 gene encoding alliin lyase 1-like has product MESAFPTAARLGLHVPLYSSLLLNALFLVHHFLSAPPAPSPLLSKANNGGGGGGALSWALRAAREAESVAKAGCSGHGRVFLDGIVGEDGRPGCECNTCFEGPDCSARTPDCTVDADR; this is encoded by the coding sequence ATGGAGTCCGCCTTTCCAACAGCTGCACGGCTCGGGCTCCATGTCCCCCTCTACTCATCGCTGCTCCTCAACGCCCTCTTCCTCGTGCACCACTTCCTCTCCGCCCCGCCGGCGCCGTCCCCACTTCTCAGCAAGGccaacaacggcggcggcggcggcggcgcgctgagCTGGGCGCTACGGGCGGCCAGGGAGGCCGAGTCCGTGGCCAAAGCTGGATGCTCCGGCCACGGCCGCGTGTTTCTGGATGGCATCGTCGGCGAGGACGGGCGGCCCGGGTGCGAGTGCAACACCTGCTTCGAAGGGCCGGACTGCTCCGCCCGGACGCCCGACTGCACCGTCGACGCCGACAGGTGA